From Acidimicrobiales bacterium, the proteins below share one genomic window:
- a CDS encoding TIGR01777 family oxidoreductase, translating to MRVLVSGSHGLIGTALVGTLRTRGDDVGRLVRPTAGAQPGPGDVSWDIEAGTIDTRAMEGADAVVHLAGASLARRWSPAYKARIRDSRVDGTTLLTTALAQLDTPPAVMVSGSAVGYYGDRGDEMLTEDSGAGTGFLAEAVEAWESATAPAENVGIRVAHLRTGIVQSAEGGALGTALRLFKLGLGGQLGPGRQYVSWISLADEVGAIIHTLTHDTVRGALNATAPNPVTNAEYTRVLGAAVGRPTLLRVPTFALSTALGSEMARETVLASQRVRPTRLEATGYEFRHRELLETLRAALGR from the coding sequence ATGCGGGTTCTCGTCAGCGGCTCCCACGGGTTGATCGGTACCGCTCTCGTCGGCACCCTGCGGACGAGGGGCGACGACGTCGGGCGGCTCGTCCGCCCGACCGCCGGCGCCCAACCGGGGCCCGGCGACGTCAGCTGGGACATCGAGGCCGGCACGATCGACACCCGGGCCATGGAGGGCGCCGACGCCGTCGTCCACCTAGCGGGAGCGAGCCTGGCCCGCCGCTGGTCGCCCGCCTACAAGGCCCGCATCCGCGACAGTCGCGTGGACGGCACGACGCTGCTCACGACTGCGCTGGCCCAGCTGGACACCCCCCCCGCCGTCATGGTGAGCGGGTCGGCCGTCGGCTACTACGGCGACCGGGGCGACGAGATGCTCACCGAGGACAGCGGGGCGGGCACCGGGTTCTTGGCCGAGGCGGTCGAGGCCTGGGAGTCGGCGACGGCTCCGGCCGAGAACGTGGGCATCCGGGTGGCGCACCTGCGCACGGGGATCGTCCAGAGCGCCGAGGGAGGCGCTCTGGGGACGGCGCTCCGGCTGTTCAAGCTCGGCCTCGGCGGCCAGCTGGGGCCGGGCCGGCAGTACGTCAGCTGGATCTCGCTGGCTGACGAGGTGGGCGCCATCATTCACACCCTCACCCACGACACCGTTCGGGGTGCACTCAACGCCACCGCCCCCAACCCCGTCACCAACGCCGAGTACACCCGCGTCCTCGGCGCCGCTGTGGGCCGCCCGACGCTCCTTCGCGTCCCCACCTTCGCCCTGTCGACCGCTCTCGGCTCGGAGATGGCCCGGGAGACCGTATTGGCCAGCCAGCGGGTCCGGCCGACCCGACTGGAGGCGACGGGATACGAGTTTCGCCACCGAGAGCTGTTGGAAACATTGCGGGCCGCGCTCGGTCGGTGA